The proteins below come from a single Agrococcus beijingensis genomic window:
- a CDS encoding M23 family metallopeptidase: MLKKLLAALTVAAVCFGPATVLLSVAVLVNPAVAACAPGSLIVGPIPDSLTATTRNGETVTLNRQQLTHAATVITVGGQTDGVGRPGVVIALMAALTESHLRMLANTGTYPESANYPNDGDASDHDSLGLFQMRPQAGWGSVAELMDPNYQARAFYGGPTGPNYPSPRGLLDIPGWQQLDPGEAAQAVEVSAFPDRYQNYQPVAEAILTALTRPAPSTGGGGGGEVVVPETTRVVFPLPEGSWVRTSPFGWRTDPITFETAFHSGSDFAAPDGTPIYAVADGIVTQAGYTGSWGGLIIVEHTVGGERVASYYAHMWEHGIHVTEGMTVTAGQHIGDVGSSGKSTGPHLHLEIRPGGQGQPAIDSDQWLTDHDAEGITGGNTSRASCTLNGGGR; this comes from the coding sequence ATGCTCAAGAAACTCCTCGCCGCCCTCACCGTCGCCGCCGTCTGTTTCGGCCCCGCGACCGTGCTCCTGTCCGTCGCTGTCCTCGTCAATCCTGCTGTCGCTGCGTGCGCGCCGGGGTCGTTGATCGTCGGGCCGATCCCGGACTCGCTCACTGCGACGACGCGCAATGGTGAGACGGTGACGTTGAATCGTCAGCAGCTCACCCACGCTGCGACCGTCATCACGGTTGGTGGGCAGACGGATGGGGTGGGGCGTCCGGGGGTGGTGATCGCGTTGATGGCGGCGCTCACGGAGTCGCACCTGCGGATGCTCGCCAACACCGGCACCTACCCAGAATCCGCGAACTACCCCAACGACGGGGATGCGTCCGATCACGACTCTCTCGGTCTGTTTCAGATGCGCCCGCAAGCAGGGTGGGGCTCTGTCGCGGAACTCATGGACCCGAACTATCAAGCCCGCGCCTTCTACGGCGGACCCACCGGACCCAACTACCCCTCACCGCGCGGGCTGCTCGACATTCCGGGGTGGCAGCAGCTCGACCCAGGCGAAGCGGCGCAGGCCGTTGAGGTGTCGGCGTTCCCGGACCGGTATCAGAACTATCAGCCCGTCGCCGAAGCGATCCTCACCGCACTCACCCGCCCCGCGCCATCAACCGGCGGCGGTGGAGGCGGTGAGGTGGTGGTGCCGGAGACCACCAGGGTCGTGTTCCCGTTGCCGGAGGGCTCCTGGGTGCGGACCAGCCCGTTCGGGTGGCGCACCGACCCGATCACCTTCGAGACCGCGTTCCACTCGGGCAGCGACTTCGCCGCGCCTGACGGCACCCCGATCTACGCTGTCGCCGATGGGATCGTCACCCAAGCCGGATACACCGGCTCCTGGGGTGGGCTCATCATCGTGGAGCACACCGTCGGCGGAGAGCGGGTCGCGTCCTATTACGCGCATATGTGGGAGCACGGCATCCACGTCACCGAAGGCATGACCGTCACCGCCGGGCAACACATCGGCGATGTCGGCTCCTCCGGAAAATCCACCGGGCCCCACCTCCACCTCGAAATCCGGCCCGGAGGTCAAGGGCAGCCCGCGATCGACTCCGACCAATGGCTCACCGACCACGACGCCGAAGGCATCACCGGCGGCAACACCTCCCGTGCATCCTGCACCCTGAACGGAGGTGGGCGCTGA
- a CDS encoding DUF6112 family protein: MDVFPDFGGVGAADDLRTVIGALLMFVLIIAVLMLIISAIIWAISSSTGNPHTATKARLGVWVALGTAALAGAGVAWVNFLLGVGDRL, translated from the coding sequence ATGGACGTGTTCCCTGACTTCGGCGGCGTCGGCGCAGCCGACGACCTCCGCACGGTGATCGGTGCGCTACTGATGTTCGTACTCATCATCGCCGTACTGATGCTGATTATCTCCGCGATCATCTGGGCCATCTCATCTTCGACCGGTAACCCGCACACCGCCACAAAAGCCCGGCTCGGGGTCTGGGTGGCACTCGGCACGGCAGCCCTCGCCGGAGCCGGTGTCGCCTGGGTCAACTTCCTCCTGGGCGTCGGCGACCGCTTGTAG
- a CDS encoding ATP-binding protein, which yields MTDRQKLHTAALVEPAGERRRQRKARKHAATKIETNARRTEQSAERERVAAERAERRNTTYLPAAGEPGAAALRTPGRLRLPRHQDTSATLAGAYPFLAEGGLGADGVFIGQDLYSGGSFVYDPWTLYARGVITAPNIVLAGIVGSGKSSLAKSLYARSIPFGRRVYVPGDPKGEHTAVAEAVGGRAIVLGHGLRNRLNPLDEGHRPSGVSDAEWAAQVASRRRELIGALAETVLDRVLSPLEHTAIDLALQDSVRTADVPILPMVVDRILSPDPATDTDGRLAEDGRLVGHALRRLVAGDLAGLFDGPSTVRFDPSLPMVSLDLSRVAENSTLISVLMTCSSAWMESALMDPNGGHRWVIYDEAWRLMAYPALLRRMDAQWRLARHYGIANMLIFHKLTDLDNVGDQGSAMRALANSLLANAETRIIYRQEPDQLGATAAALGLTGTEQKLLPGLGTGQGLWRIKERSFVVQHQLHPAELAAFDTTARMKG from the coding sequence GTGACCGATCGGCAGAAGCTCCATACCGCGGCGTTGGTCGAACCGGCCGGGGAACGCCGCCGGCAGCGGAAAGCACGCAAGCACGCGGCCACGAAGATCGAGACCAACGCACGCCGCACTGAGCAGTCGGCAGAGCGTGAACGGGTGGCCGCTGAGCGTGCCGAACGCCGAAACACCACCTACCTGCCCGCCGCAGGCGAACCAGGGGCAGCGGCGTTACGGACGCCGGGCAGGTTGCGATTGCCGCGGCATCAGGACACGTCCGCGACGCTCGCGGGCGCCTACCCGTTCCTCGCCGAAGGTGGCCTCGGTGCTGACGGCGTGTTCATCGGCCAGGACCTGTACTCGGGTGGCTCGTTCGTCTACGATCCCTGGACTCTGTACGCCCGCGGGGTCATCACCGCACCCAACATTGTCCTCGCTGGCATCGTCGGGTCCGGTAAATCCTCACTCGCGAAATCGCTCTATGCGCGGTCGATCCCGTTTGGTCGCCGTGTGTATGTGCCCGGCGATCCGAAGGGTGAGCATACGGCGGTGGCGGAGGCTGTTGGTGGGCGAGCGATCGTGCTCGGGCATGGGCTTCGCAACCGGCTCAACCCGCTCGATGAGGGCCACCGCCCGTCCGGGGTGAGCGATGCGGAATGGGCGGCGCAAGTCGCGTCCCGCCGCCGGGAACTCATCGGCGCGCTCGCAGAAACCGTGCTGGATCGGGTGCTGTCGCCGTTGGAGCACACCGCGATCGACCTCGCTCTCCAAGACAGCGTCCGCACCGCTGACGTGCCGATCCTGCCTATGGTGGTCGACCGCATCCTGAGCCCCGATCCTGCGACCGACACGGATGGCCGGCTGGCAGAAGACGGCAGGCTCGTCGGCCACGCCCTCCGCCGCCTCGTGGCGGGCGATCTTGCCGGATTGTTCGATGGGCCATCGACGGTCAGGTTCGACCCATCGCTCCCGATGGTGAGCTTGGACCTGTCCCGCGTCGCGGAGAACTCGACGCTGATCTCCGTGCTGATGACCTGCTCCAGCGCGTGGATGGAGTCGGCGTTGATGGACCCGAACGGCGGGCACCGGTGGGTGATCTACGACGAAGCCTGGCGACTCATGGCCTACCCAGCTCTCCTGCGCCGTATGGACGCGCAATGGCGGCTCGCCAGGCATTACGGGATCGCGAACATGCTGATCTTCCACAAACTCACCGACCTCGACAACGTCGGCGACCAAGGCTCCGCGATGCGCGCCCTCGCCAACAGCCTGTTGGCGAATGCGGAGACCAGGATCATCTACCGGCAAGAACCCGACCAGCTCGGAGCCACCGCCGCAGCCCTCGGACTCAC
- a CDS encoding DUF6112 family protein: MIDIDPNGTGLPGIEQLRIIVGAVMTVGLILSVLALIVSAIVWGFGANSSNPHLASRGKVGVLVSCGAAIICGASVTLINFFWGVGQAV, from the coding sequence GTGATTGATATTGACCCGAACGGTACCGGGCTTCCCGGTATCGAGCAGTTGCGCATCATCGTCGGCGCGGTGATGACCGTCGGCCTGATCCTCTCCGTCCTCGCCCTGATCGTCTCCGCGATCGTATGGGGCTTCGGCGCGAACAGCAGCAACCCGCATCTCGCTTCGCGCGGGAAGGTCGGCGTGCTCGTGTCCTGCGGCGCGGCGATCATCTGCGGCGCGTCGGTGACGCTCATCAACTTCTTCTGGGGCGTCGGCCAAGCCGTCTAA
- a CDS encoding SCO6880 family protein: MSTQQNTSSAGFGLRAVQFSRLTRRGILLGLSLPQLIALATGVLSIVGALYAGGGILLAWTAPIWLLSAVLAWTPVGGRKLIEWVPVTFRWVARTQARQTVFRRRVVKPRPAGTLALPGDAASLREWEDPETGAAMIHDPHHQTLTAIVGVSHPAFVLLDPGEQERRVATWGRVLATTCRSGRIARLQVCERTLPDGGSGLVEWWQRHGTDDGSWTSTVYRELIDRAGPAGERHATTISLALDLKASARQVRTNGGGIKGAAAVLRQEMTTLVTAFRAAELTITGWLTPAQVAVILRSAYDPATAAILERNTDIGRSLATAGPVAVTESWDRLRSDSAHHAVLWVSEWPRSQVYPGFLAPVLLSSGIQRSFSLVCTPIRSDQAARDIRKKKTELISDAAQRQKMGQIEDASQTAEYGDVLQQEADLTAGHGVLRYTGLISVSAPSPEELDTAVAAIEQAAIQASCETRRLVGQQAQAFTVAALPLCRTV, from the coding sequence ATGTCGACTCAGCAGAACACGAGCAGTGCAGGGTTTGGGCTGCGGGCGGTGCAGTTCTCCCGCCTCACCCGCCGCGGCATCCTCCTCGGCCTCTCCCTCCCGCAACTCATCGCCCTCGCCACAGGCGTCCTCTCCATCGTCGGCGCCCTCTACGCCGGCGGCGGGATACTGCTGGCCTGGACCGCACCCATCTGGCTCCTCTCCGCCGTCCTCGCCTGGACCCCGGTCGGGGGCCGGAAACTCATCGAATGGGTGCCCGTCACCTTCCGGTGGGTTGCCCGCACGCAGGCACGGCAGACGGTGTTCCGGCGGCGGGTCGTGAAACCGCGTCCTGCGGGGACGCTCGCTCTTCCAGGTGATGCGGCGTCGCTTCGGGAGTGGGAGGACCCGGAGACCGGGGCGGCGATGATCCACGACCCCCATCACCAGACCCTCACCGCGATCGTCGGCGTCTCACATCCCGCGTTCGTGCTCCTCGACCCCGGAGAGCAGGAACGCCGCGTCGCCACCTGGGGGCGCGTGCTCGCCACCACCTGCCGGTCCGGGCGGATCGCCCGCCTGCAAGTGTGCGAACGCACCCTCCCCGATGGGGGTTCCGGGCTGGTCGAATGGTGGCAACGCCACGGCACCGATGACGGTTCCTGGACCTCCACCGTGTACCGGGAACTCATCGACCGTGCCGGTCCCGCCGGGGAACGCCACGCCACCACCATCAGCCTTGCCCTCGACCTCAAAGCCTCAGCCCGACAGGTACGCACCAACGGCGGCGGAATCAAAGGTGCCGCCGCCGTCCTTCGCCAAGAGATGACAACGCTCGTGACCGCGTTTCGGGCGGCGGAGCTCACGATCACCGGGTGGCTCACCCCCGCTCAGGTCGCGGTGATCCTCCGCTCCGCCTACGACCCCGCTACCGCGGCGATCCTCGAACGGAACACCGACATCGGGCGTTCCCTTGCGACTGCGGGGCCGGTCGCGGTCACCGAGTCGTGGGATCGCCTGCGGTCGGATTCCGCGCACCATGCGGTGCTGTGGGTGTCGGAGTGGCCGAGGTCGCAGGTGTATCCGGGGTTTCTCGCCCCGGTGTTGTTGTCGTCGGGGATTCAACGTTCGTTCTCGCTGGTGTGCACGCCGATCCGGTCGGATCAAGCAGCCCGTGACATCAGGAAGAAGAAGACCGAACTGATCTCAGATGCGGCGCAGCGGCAGAAAATGGGGCAGATCGAAGACGCCTCTCAAACCGCCGAATACGGTGATGTCCTCCAACAAGAAGCCGACCTCACCGCCGGCCACGGTGTGCTCCGCTACACCGGCCTCATCAGCGTCAGCGCGCCGTCCCCGGAAGAACTCGACACCGCGGTCGCGGCGATCGAACAGGCCGCGATCCAAGCGTCTTGTGAGACCCGCCGTCTTGTTGGGCAGCAGGCGCAAGCCTTCACGGTCGCAGCGTTGCCGCTGTGCCGCACCGTCTGA
- a CDS encoding conjugal transfer protein TrbL, producing MSVCDVPVISAVCDTVGQGAATLIAAPFDWLAQAMGGAAAWLFEAVWTVFDTTTLVDVTDEGYVGVYNILFGVAVFVVLIFFCLQLITGLVHRDPTALTRAALGAAKSILGSFVAIGLTGLLLEITDQLAVGIVQATGNTMESIGDRITLLAAGFAGINIAAPGVGAIVTIFLAGLAISAAAIVWFSLLIRKALLLVAIVFAPIALAGFSWDATKGWFGKWATFVIALILSKLVLVVIFLVAITQVSAPIELDLASISDPIAGVVLMFIAAFAPYMTYKFVTFIGFDMYHSMSAEQEAKSALNRPIPVPSAPKADGTKKVLDGADNGGGAAPPSEGTPPATTATPATGGGAAGGSGAAAGAGAGSAGGGAGAAGAGAGGAAAAGPAAAVVVGAQVVGAAATAGPKLGGKVGGAAEGHAAGAGETVQPAPPPAPNHTPTAPPARPTPSTPPPVPSPKPSAGKE from the coding sequence GTGAGTGTGTGTGATGTGCCGGTGATCTCGGCCGTATGCGACACCGTCGGGCAAGGAGCAGCGACGTTGATCGCGGCCCCGTTCGACTGGCTCGCCCAGGCAATGGGCGGGGCGGCGGCGTGGCTGTTCGAGGCGGTCTGGACGGTATTCGACACCACTACCCTCGTCGACGTCACCGACGAAGGCTACGTCGGAGTCTACAACATCCTCTTCGGGGTCGCAGTGTTCGTGGTGCTGATCTTCTTCTGCCTGCAACTGATCACCGGCCTCGTCCACCGCGACCCCACCGCCCTCACCCGCGCCGCCCTGGGAGCTGCGAAAAGCATCCTCGGCTCGTTCGTCGCGATCGGTCTCACGGGGCTGTTGTTGGAGATCACGGATCAGCTCGCGGTCGGGATCGTGCAGGCCACGGGGAACACGATGGAATCTATCGGCGACCGCATCACCCTCCTCGCGGCAGGGTTCGCGGGGATCAACATCGCCGCCCCCGGTGTCGGGGCGATCGTCACGATCTTCCTCGCAGGACTCGCCATCAGTGCGGCTGCGATCGTGTGGTTCTCCCTCCTGATCCGCAAAGCCCTCCTCCTGGTCGCGATCGTATTCGCCCCGATCGCTCTCGCGGGGTTCTCGTGGGATGCGACCAAGGGGTGGTTCGGGAAATGGGCGACGTTCGTGATCGCGTTGATCTTGTCGAAGCTCGTGCTGGTGGTGATCTTCCTCGTCGCGATCACCCAAGTGTCTGCGCCGATTGAGCTTGATCTGGCGTCGATCAGTGATCCCATCGCAGGTGTGGTGTTGATGTTCATCGCTGCGTTCGCCCCATACATGACGTACAAGTTCGTCACGTTCATCGGCTTCGATATGTATCACTCGATGAGCGCCGAACAAGAAGCCAAATCCGCCCTCAACCGCCCCATCCCCGTCCCGTCAGCACCGAAGGCGGACGGGACGAAGAAGGTACTCGACGGCGCCGACAACGGCGGTGGTGCGGCACCACCCAGTGAAGGCACCCCACCCGCAACGACGGCCACTCCCGCTACAGGAGGGGGCGCAGCGGGTGGTTCTGGTGCCGCAGCTGGTGCGGGGGCTGGGAGTGCGGGCGGCGGTGCTGGCGCAGCTGGTGCCGGGGCCGGCGGGGCTGCTGCTGCGGGGCCTGCGGCGGCGGTCGTTGTCGGGGCTCAGGTGGTCGGTGCGGCAGCGACCGCGGGGCCGAAGCTCGGTGGCAAGGTCGGCGGTGCTGCGGAAGGGCACGCGGCCGGGGCCGGTGAGACCGTGCAACCCGCACCACCACCTGCGCCGAATCACACACCGACCGCACCACCGGCACGACCTACACCCTCGACGCCGCCGCCTGTGCCGTCACCGAAGCCGTCTGCCGGGAAGGAATAA